The window TAATTGTGCCATGCCATATTCAATATAATAAAATGGCACCTCAAAAATGTGCAATTGCTTTTGCCACAGGTTTTGTTCGGCTTCCTTATGGTCGCTCCAATCTACAAAACCCGCGCCAAAACGTTCGTATATCTGTATCCAGGCTTCAGTGCGCTCGGCATCGGTATGGTTGGGGTTAGTGTATATCCAATGCTGATATTGATCGACCACTGCTACCCATGGCAGGGTTTTCAGCACATCTACTAACTGATCGCGTTTGGCGCGTTTCAGGTCTTCCTCGTTATCAAAATACACATCCCAGTTATCCATGCTGATCAGTTCCATCGACATAGATGCCAGTTCGGCTACCTCGGCAGGGGTGTGCTTAAAGTCATTTAATTCAAGGTCGGCAGTAAGGAACGTATGTACCGCGTGGCCGCCTTCGTGCACCATGGTGGTCAGATCGCGGAAGGTATTGGCTGAGTTCATGAAAATGAACGGCGCGCCGGTTTCGCTTAGCGGATAATTGTAACCGCCTGGTGCTTTGCCTTTACGGCTTTCCACATCAAAAAGGCTGTTATCCTTCATAATTTCCAAACGCTCGCCTAAATACCTGCTGATATTGCTAAAGCATTGTATTGATTTCTCGATCAGGTCAGCGCCGTTTTTAAAGGGTTTTAATGCGGGTTTGCCCGATATATCAACGTCCATATCCCAGGCTTTTAAGGTATTTAAACCTAAAGCTGCTTTGCGTTTTTCGGCTTGTTCACGCAGTATAGGTACTATTTCCTTCTCTATAGCTTCGTGGAAGGCATAACAATCCTGCGGGGTATAATCAAAACGGCCCAGCGCCTGGAACATATAATCGCGGAAATTCTCAAAATTTGCATTCAGTGCCAGTTTGTGGCGCAGGGCGCGCAGGTGGTCGAACAGGCTGTTCAGCTTGTCTTTATCCTGTAACCTTCGGGCAGTGATAGTTTCCCAGGCTTGCTGGCGTTTGGCGCGGTCGGCATCCTTTAAAATTACGGCAGCCTGTTCCATGGTATATTCCTTATCGCCAATATGCACCGACATGGAGCCGGTGATGGATTGATATTTCTGCTGCTCTAATTGTATCTCGGTTTGTACCGGGATGTTTTCCTCACGGAACAACTCCAGCGATTTGCGCACCCCACGCAGATAAATAAAGTATTTTTCGCCGTCCAGTTGATCGGCATATTCGCTGGCTACCAGCTTTTTATTCAGTTCATTGTTACAGGGGGCAATTTTAGGCTCAACTTCGGTAGCAAAGTATTGAAATTTAGCCAGCAGGTCTTCGTTGGTGGTATCGCAGGTCATGCGGATATAACGCCAGGCAAAATCTTCCTCAATTGCGGCTTCTACCTCGCTGCGGTCGCGCATCCATTGCTCTAATTCCTCCACCGAATTAATGGGGCGGGCAATCAACTCCTTAAACAAGGGTTCCAGGCTTTCCCAGTTCATTTCAAATTCGGCAGGGACGTATGTTCTTGGTTTTTTATGGATCATGGTTGTATATTATAAATCCGGTATAACGGATAGACCGAAAGTCCGAAAGATTTAGCAGAAAGCCAAAAAAGTATGAAAGATTGACAGAATTGTTGGATTACTACTTACGGGCTATGGCCCGGATACATTACCCTGTTTTGTTTTCACCAGATTTTCACCCGTATTTCCTATCTTGCCAGTATTAAATGAAGCGATATATATTCCTTTTATTAGTATTTATCACGCTAAGATCAATAGCCCAGAAGGCTTTGGTTTATGATGATATGGTGTATCGCCCCGAAATAAAAAGCGTGCAATTCAGTGTGGTTGGCAAAGAGAGTTCGTTCCCGGTAATTAATCTGCGGTCGGGCGAACAGGTGATGCTGGCCTTTGACGATCTGCGCGGCAATACCCGTAACTATAATTATACCATTGAACATTGCGATGCCGAGTGGAACTCATCTAACCTGTCGCCTTCGCAGTACCTGCAAAGTTTTAACGAGGACAGGCTGACCGAATACCGTTATTCATCTGCTACGCGGCAAAAATACGTGCATTACGAGCTGGTTTTACCTAACCAAACCATCGCGCCTAAAATTGCCGGCAATTATCTGTTAAAGGTGTACGAGAACAGCGATCAGGATAACCCCATTATTACCCGCCGGTTATATGTGTTGGGCAACAGGGTAAGCACGTTTGCCGAGATTATCCCATCGCCGAATACTGCGTTGCGCGAGACCAACCAGAAGATAAATTTCACCCTGGATTATGCCGGGTTAAATGTGCAAAACCCTTATACCGATCTCCGCACATTTATTATGCAAAATGCCCGCCCTGAAACCCGTACTTTAAGTAATAAACCATCGCAAATACGGGGCACACAGCTGGTATATAACGATGTAACCACGAACGATTTTCCGGGCGGTAACGAGTTCAGGCATTTTGATACCCGTTCGTTACTTACCAATTCCGAACGGATAGGGCACATTTACCGGGATACGGTGAATACTGTGATACTGCTTACTGATTACAACCGGGATAAGCCGGGGTACACCTTTGAGTATGATAACGACGGTAAGTTTTTTATCAATACCCAGGATAGCCGCGACGCGCGCACCGAGGCTGATTATGCCCACGTGTACTTTAACCTGGCTACCAATAAAACCATCCGCGATGGTACGCCTTATATTGTGGGTCAATTTAATAACTGGCGCATAGACGCCAATAGCAAACTGAGATATGACGGCGGCCGCTTTTATACCGACCTGTTCCTGAAACAAGGGGTTTATGATTATGCTTATGTTT of the Mucilaginibacter boryungensis genome contains:
- a CDS encoding M3 family oligoendopeptidase; its protein translation is MIHKKPRTYVPAEFEMNWESLEPLFKELIARPINSVEELEQWMRDRSEVEAAIEEDFAWRYIRMTCDTTNEDLLAKFQYFATEVEPKIAPCNNELNKKLVASEYADQLDGEKYFIYLRGVRKSLELFREENIPVQTEIQLEQQKYQSITGSMSVHIGDKEYTMEQAAVILKDADRAKRQQAWETITARRLQDKDKLNSLFDHLRALRHKLALNANFENFRDYMFQALGRFDYTPQDCYAFHEAIEKEIVPILREQAEKRKAALGLNTLKAWDMDVDISGKPALKPFKNGADLIEKSIQCFSNISRYLGERLEIMKDNSLFDVESRKGKAPGGYNYPLSETGAPFIFMNSANTFRDLTTMVHEGGHAVHTFLTADLELNDFKHTPAEVAELASMSMELISMDNWDVYFDNEEDLKRAKRDQLVDVLKTLPWVAVVDQYQHWIYTNPNHTDAERTEAWIQIYERFGAGFVDWSDHKEAEQNLWQKQLHIFEVPFYYIEYGMAQLGAIAVWKNYKENPEKGLQQYLDALKLGYTKTIKEIYETAGIKFDFSASYVAELAAFVKSELEKI
- a CDS encoding type IX secretion system plug protein: MKRYIFLLLVFITLRSIAQKALVYDDMVYRPEIKSVQFSVVGKESSFPVINLRSGEQVMLAFDDLRGNTRNYNYTIEHCDAEWNSSNLSPSQYLQSFNEDRLTEYRYSSATRQKYVHYELVLPNQTIAPKIAGNYLLKVYENSDQDNPIITRRLYVLGNRVSTFAEIIPSPNTALRETNQKINFTLDYAGLNVQNPYTDLRTFIMQNARPETRTLSNKPSQIRGTQLVYNDVTTNDFPGGNEFRHFDTRSLLTNSERIGHIYRDTVNTVILLTDYNRDKPGYTFEYDNDGKFFINTQDSRDARTEADYAHVYFNLATNKTIRDGTPYIVGQFNNWRIDANSKLRYDGGRFYTDLFLKQGVYDYAYVWVDTVNNPDYTLLEGNHFETENDYQLLVYYRPVGARWDELVGYRLLNNGLNKR